The genomic window TGGGTGCCGCCGCCGCTGCCCGTCGAGAAGAGGATGTTCCCGATCCAGTCCATGCAGTCGATGCGGGCCCACATCCTCCTCCTGGACCGTGCCGCCTGGCAGCGTCGGTTCCTGGGCCGGCTGGACCTGGCGCAGGAGGCCGCGTCCCGCATGGGGATCGGCCTGGCGTCGATCCGGCAGGCCTTCGGCCGGATCGACGCCCCGGAGCTGCCCGACGTCTACGACGCCGCGCTCCTGCTGGACTTGCCTCAGGAGGGGAAGGAGCTCGACCCGGATCAGGTCCGGCGAGCTCTCGCCCCCTACGTCCAGGCGGAGCCCCCCCCGCGCCCGTCCTGGCTGCCCCCGGGCGAGGCATGGCCGCCGCCGGACATGCCCCACTGGTCCGAGACGGACGTGGACGCGCCCTGAGCGGCCCGGCCGCCCGGCGTCGAGGAGCGACGATTCGCCCCGATCAGAACGGGCTCCCCTCGTCGGGCGGCGGCTCGGCGATGGTCGAGAGGTTCTCGAAGCGGGTGAGCTTGTTGAGGAAGGTCAGCTTGGCCGTGCCGGTCGGGCCGTTTCGATTCTTGGCGACGATGACCTCGGCGATGCCCGGCTGGTCGTTGGGGTCGTAATACTCCGGCCGGTGCAGCAGGAGGATCATGTCGGCATCCTGCTCGATGGCGCCCGACTCGCGGAGGTCGGCCATCCGGGGCCGCCGGTCCTCGCGGTTCTCGACCCCTCGGTTGAGCTGGGAGAGGGCGATGACCGGGACGTGCAGCTCGCGGGCGAGCTGCTTGAGCCGGCGGCTGATCTTGGCGATCTGCTCCTGGCGGCTGTCGCGGCCGTCCTCGGCGTCGACGAGCTGGATGTAGTCCAGGACGATCAAGCCGAGGCCCTGGCGGAGCTTCAGCCGGCGGGCCATGGCCGCGATCTGGAGCATGTTCCGCGCGGGGGTGTCGTCGATGAAGATCGCGGCCCCTTCCATCTCGTGGTAGGCCTTCGCCAGCTTGTTCAGCTCGCGGTAATCCAGCCCCTGGCCGGTCCGCAGCTTGTGGCCGTCCACGCGCGACCGGGCGCAGAGGAGCCGCTCGCCGATCTCCTGGCTGCCCATCTCGAGGCTGACGACCAGGGTCGGGATCCCGCAGTTGATCGCCGCGTGGTCGCAGACGTTCAGCATCATCGCCGTCTTGCCCATGCTGGGCCGGGCCGCCATGATGATGAGCTGGTCGGCGTGGAATCCGTTCGTCAGGTCGTCCAGGTTGAAGAACCCCGAGGCCACGCCGGTGACCGGGTGCTTCTCCTCGGCCCGCTTCGAGATCAGCTCCATCGCCTTCTCGAGGACGGTCTTGATCTCGTGGGTCTCCCCCTTGATCTGGTCCTCGGCGATCGTGAAGATCCGCTTCTCGGCCGACTCCAGGAGCTGCTGCGCGGTGTAGAGGTTGGAATAGCCGTCGCGGATGATCTCCGTCGCGCCCTGGATGAGCTGGCGGCTGATCGACTTCTGGCGGACGATCTCGGCGTGGTACTTGGTGTTCGCCGCGTGCGGGACGCTGTTGGCGACCTCCAGCAGGAGCTCGTCCCCGCCGATCTGCTTGTACTGGTCCCGACGCTCCAGCTCGT from Aquisphaera giovannonii includes these protein-coding regions:
- the dnaB gene encoding replicative DNA helicase produces the protein MASLPASGYGGKKMGSGNGNIPFPKTSSDSLSDHLPPQNLEAERSVLGGILLDNEVLHDIVSFLNVEDFYRDSHQVVYKAIRDLYDLGKGIDALTLADELERRDQYKQIGGDELLLEVANSVPHAANTKYHAEIVRQKSISRQLIQGATEIIRDGYSNLYTAQQLLESAEKRIFTIAEDQIKGETHEIKTVLEKAMELISKRAEEKHPVTGVASGFFNLDDLTNGFHADQLIIMAARPSMGKTAMMLNVCDHAAINCGIPTLVVSLEMGSQEIGERLLCARSRVDGHKLRTGQGLDYRELNKLAKAYHEMEGAAIFIDDTPARNMLQIAAMARRLKLRQGLGLIVLDYIQLVDAEDGRDSRQEQIAKISRRLKQLARELHVPVIALSQLNRGVENREDRRPRMADLRESGAIEQDADMILLLHRPEYYDPNDQPGIAEVIVAKNRNGPTGTAKLTFLNKLTRFENLSTIAEPPPDEGSPF